A genomic stretch from Rhodomicrobium vannielii ATCC 17100 includes:
- a CDS encoding carboxymuconolactone decarboxylase family protein codes for MSRIPPVDLETAPPDIRRRHDALIKTHALTNMKAVLLHSPVALDAVLEWYKLFDRVKPFLGEREAVLFCFAISRANACELCTTFMRRAIIGWGEDPENLNLAPREQAIWDYGWQLAKDPNRIGDALYARLAAHFSPAEIVDLTVFGALMIVNNVFNSALRIDADESLDPYRIDPETYFS; via the coding sequence ATGTCCCGCATCCCGCCCGTCGATCTCGAAACCGCGCCGCCCGACATCCGGCGACGGCACGACGCCCTCATCAAGACGCACGCACTCACCAACATGAAGGCGGTGCTGCTGCATTCGCCCGTGGCGCTCGACGCCGTGCTCGAATGGTACAAGCTGTTCGACCGCGTGAAGCCATTCCTCGGAGAGCGCGAGGCAGTGCTGTTCTGCTTCGCCATCTCGCGCGCGAATGCCTGCGAGCTTTGCACCACCTTCATGCGCCGCGCGATCATCGGCTGGGGCGAAGACCCTGAAAACCTGAACCTCGCCCCCCGCGAGCAGGCGATCTGGGATTACGGCTGGCAGCTTGCGAAAGACCCGAACCGCATCGGCGACGCGCTTTACGCCCGCCTCGCGGCGCATTTTTCGCCGGCCGAAATCGTGGACCTCACCGTGTTCGGCGCGCTGATGATCGTGAACAACGTCTTCAACAGCGCGCTTCGCATCGACGCGGACGAGAGCCTCGATCCCTACCGCATCGACCCCGAAACCTATTTCTCCTGA
- a CDS encoding YdhR family protein, producing the protein MSIKKVYLYAEIQVAIPFNDIDWPSINVAMKKEKGLKSKTWLAGINTHSIGGFYEFDSVENARAYAEGYLAAAAKQLGGTLSVKLFDGDVVADASREISSPYYAAAEKKEGKSDKKK; encoded by the coding sequence ATGAGCATCAAGAAAGTATATCTCTACGCGGAAATACAGGTTGCCATCCCCTTCAACGACATCGACTGGCCGTCCATCAACGTCGCGATGAAGAAGGAGAAGGGGCTGAAGAGCAAAACCTGGCTCGCCGGCATCAACACCCATTCCATTGGCGGCTTCTACGAATTCGACAGCGTTGAAAACGCGAGGGCCTACGCGGAAGGTTATCTCGCGGCCGCGGCGAAGCAACTCGGCGGAACCCTTTCGGTCAAGCTGTTCGACGGCGACGTGGTGGCCGATGCGAGCCGCGAGATTTCCTCGCCCTATTATGCTGCGGCCGAGAAGAAAGAGGGCAAAAGCGACAAGAAGAAGTAA
- a CDS encoding alpha/beta fold hydrolase — MADNYYSQDIHGPFQTVDIGDFELESGGKLRNLNLAYATFGTLSEKKDNAILFPTWYSGTNKILELAYIGEGRALDPSRYFIILVNQIGNGLSASPSNTPIPFNAAAFPSVTIGDDVRAQHKLVTEKFGIEKLALVLGGSMGAQQTYEWAIRFPDAVQRAAPIAGLGRGTPYTKLLVETFIEAIASDPAFDGGWYADKAAVQRGLRRHARLFAASGFSPALYTNEGWLDLGFSSAEDFLRGFLEGHFLPQDPNNLILLARKWRDHDVGRNAGGSLKEAFARITAKTFVIAIENDAFFPLKDVAAEQELIPDSELKLVSSDWGHLALFATEAAYRETVDGYLKELLAQA; from the coding sequence GTGGCTGATAACTATTACTCGCAGGACATTCACGGGCCGTTTCAGACGGTAGACATCGGCGATTTCGAACTCGAAAGCGGCGGGAAGCTTAGAAATCTCAACTTGGCCTACGCGACCTTTGGAACGCTCTCTGAGAAGAAGGACAACGCGATCCTCTTCCCGACTTGGTACTCGGGCACGAACAAGATCCTCGAACTGGCTTACATCGGCGAAGGGCGCGCGCTCGATCCCTCGCGCTATTTCATCATACTCGTGAACCAGATCGGCAACGGCCTTTCGGCCTCGCCCAGCAATACGCCGATCCCCTTCAACGCGGCCGCTTTCCCGAGCGTCACGATCGGCGACGACGTGCGGGCTCAGCACAAGCTCGTGACGGAAAAATTCGGCATCGAAAAGCTCGCCCTCGTACTCGGCGGCTCGATGGGCGCACAGCAAACCTACGAATGGGCGATCCGCTTCCCCGACGCGGTCCAGCGCGCGGCGCCCATCGCCGGACTGGGGCGCGGGACGCCTTACACCAAGCTGCTCGTTGAGACATTCATCGAAGCCATCGCGAGCGATCCGGCCTTCGATGGCGGGTGGTATGCGGACAAGGCCGCCGTGCAGCGGGGCCTTCGTCGCCACGCTCGCCTGTTCGCGGCTTCCGGGTTCTCGCCCGCGCTATACACGAACGAGGGCTGGCTTGATCTGGGCTTCTCTTCCGCTGAGGACTTCCTGCGCGGCTTCCTCGAAGGTCACTTCCTCCCGCAAGATCCGAACAACCTGATCCTGCTCGCCCGAAAATGGCGCGATCACGATGTCGGCCGCAACGCTGGCGGCAGCCTCAAGGAAGCCTTCGCCCGGATCACGGCGAAGACTTTCGTCATCGCCATCGAAAACGACGCGTTCTTCCCGCTCAAGGATGTCGCCGCCGAGCAGGAACTGATCCCGGACAGCGAACTGAAGCTGGTTTCGTCCGACTGGGGCCATCTCGCTCTTTTCGCGACCGAAGCCGCGTATCGCGAAACGGTCGACGGCTACCTGAAAGAGCTTCTCGCGCAAGCGTAA
- a CDS encoding APC family permease, with amino-acid sequence MSTDSRAPRGSLKRDHLSFLDVVAQAIGIIAPSGTPAFVFLGVFATAGNALWLAYLFATLALLLLSFNITAFSRRSASPGALYTFAGQGLGAFWGSITGWSLVIAYLFTAGAVVAGAVNYALVVLHAVFGPFADVAASVAIAALLVFIAFYVAWRSIKLSTRLTLTLEAVTVIAILTIAVLWLLRAPNPVDSAQLRLDGVTADQVRLGLVLAFFSFVGFEGATVLGHEARNPLRVIPRAVIVTVLSVGLFFVFTGYVLVAAFQGAATGLDKVDAPLSVLATSVGLEPLGLLIAAGVAASFFASALGSINAGARIIYSLSRHGIIFGRAGDAHETHATPHVAVAISAAIAALLALPLIGAGIGLLDVFAYLGTIATLGFLTTYILVAIAAPVFLRSRGELRIHHVLVSVLSILLLTLPVIGVLYPVPDYPLNILPYVFLGLLLIGGLQFVILRWRSPKVLDVIQKDLNESATPAAVAAE; translated from the coding sequence ATGTCTACGGACTCCCGCGCGCCTCGCGGGTCGCTTAAACGCGATCATTTGTCGTTTCTCGATGTCGTCGCTCAGGCCATCGGCATCATTGCGCCATCTGGCACACCCGCCTTCGTCTTTCTCGGCGTCTTCGCGACCGCCGGTAACGCGCTTTGGCTTGCGTATCTGTTCGCAACGCTCGCGCTGTTGCTTCTCTCTTTCAACATCACCGCGTTTTCCCGCCGCTCGGCATCGCCCGGCGCGCTCTACACCTTCGCGGGGCAGGGCCTCGGCGCATTCTGGGGCAGCATCACCGGCTGGTCGCTCGTGATCGCCTATCTCTTCACGGCGGGCGCGGTCGTAGCGGGCGCGGTGAATTATGCGCTCGTCGTGCTGCATGCCGTTTTCGGGCCATTCGCGGATGTGGCGGCATCGGTTGCAATCGCCGCCCTGTTGGTCTTCATCGCGTTCTACGTGGCGTGGCGAAGCATCAAGCTTTCCACGCGCCTGACGCTCACGCTCGAAGCCGTTACGGTCATCGCTATCCTAACGATTGCCGTACTGTGGCTCCTCCGCGCGCCGAACCCCGTCGATAGCGCCCAGCTTCGTCTCGATGGCGTGACCGCGGATCAAGTGCGGCTCGGCCTCGTGCTCGCCTTCTTCAGCTTCGTCGGCTTCGAGGGCGCAACCGTGCTCGGTCACGAGGCGAGGAACCCGCTGCGCGTCATTCCCCGCGCTGTGATTGTGACGGTGCTCTCCGTCGGTCTCTTCTTCGTCTTCACAGGTTACGTGCTCGTCGCCGCCTTTCAGGGCGCCGCAACCGGTCTCGACAAGGTGGACGCGCCGCTTTCCGTTCTCGCGACGAGCGTCGGCCTGGAACCGCTCGGCCTTCTGATCGCGGCGGGCGTTGCGGCAAGCTTCTTCGCGTCGGCGCTCGGCAGCATCAACGCGGGTGCGCGCATCATCTACTCGCTGTCGCGGCATGGCATCATCTTCGGCCGCGCGGGCGATGCGCATGAAACGCACGCGACGCCGCATGTGGCCGTGGCCATCTCCGCCGCCATCGCCGCGCTGCTCGCCCTGCCGCTGATCGGCGCGGGCATCGGCCTGCTCGATGTCTTCGCCTATCTCGGAACCATCGCGACGCTCGGCTTCCTCACAACCTACATCCTCGTCGCCATCGCCGCGCCGGTGTTCCTCAGGTCGCGCGGCGAACTGCGCATCCATCACGTGTTGGTCTCGGTGCTGTCGATCCTGCTCCTGACGTTGCCAGTCATCGGCGTGCTCTATCCGGTCCCGGATTATCCGCTCAACATCCTGCCCTATGTCTTCCTTGGGCTCCTGCTGATCGGCGGGCTTCAATTCGTCATCCTTCGCTGGAGGTCGCCCAAAGTGCTGGACGTCATCCAGAAGGATCTGAACGAATCCGCTACTCCGGCTGCCGTCGCCGCCGAGTAG
- a CDS encoding aspartate aminotransferase family protein, which translates to MSDIKRPTTAAAWVEADRLHLLHPQHHPSEQQNPIIWSRGEGATLYDTEGRAYLDGLSGMWNVHLGHGRWELVEAASRQLSTLAFATAYAGATHEPAIRLAERLKKIAPAGIESFFFTTSGSEATDTSIRTARWFWRAQGKPAKTKIIAREWSYHGSTIGAASATGVDEFSEGFGPRLPGFLHIPSPYPYRFDGDGEAAADLLEAAILREGPETVAAFIAEPVQGGGGGVIVPPDGYFERIREICDSHDVLFIADEVITGFGRTGKWFALEHWGIAPDIVQFAKGITSGYVPLGGIGISARIKDVLDGAESDRRWWHGFTASAHPVACAVALETLRIIDEERLVERAAGQGGALLGRLREALGWHPHVGEVRGLGLLAGVELVADRRTRARFAPEFRIASKLRAELLARGLYTRIVNDTICLAPPLTTTDTDLSRIADIVIDAVETVCRPTKS; encoded by the coding sequence ATGTCTGACATCAAGAGGCCGACGACAGCGGCCGCGTGGGTGGAGGCTGACCGCCTCCACCTTCTGCATCCCCAGCATCATCCATCGGAACAGCAAAACCCCATCATCTGGAGCCGGGGGGAAGGAGCGACACTCTACGATACGGAAGGCCGCGCTTATCTCGACGGTCTGTCCGGCATGTGGAACGTCCATCTTGGGCATGGGCGCTGGGAGCTTGTGGAGGCGGCCTCGCGCCAGCTTTCCACGCTCGCCTTCGCCACGGCCTATGCGGGCGCGACACACGAACCGGCGATCCGGCTTGCCGAGCGGCTCAAGAAGATTGCGCCTGCGGGGATTGAGTCTTTCTTCTTCACCACGAGCGGCAGCGAGGCGACGGATACCTCGATCCGCACGGCGCGCTGGTTCTGGCGAGCGCAAGGCAAACCGGCGAAGACGAAGATCATCGCGCGCGAGTGGTCCTATCACGGCTCGACGATCGGGGCGGCGAGCGCAACCGGAGTCGATGAGTTCAGCGAGGGCTTCGGCCCGCGCCTGCCAGGGTTCCTGCATATCCCGTCGCCCTATCCATACCGCTTCGACGGCGATGGTGAGGCGGCGGCGGATCTGCTGGAAGCTGCCATCCTTCGCGAAGGGCCGGAAACGGTTGCCGCATTCATCGCGGAGCCGGTTCAAGGCGGCGGAGGTGGCGTCATCGTGCCGCCGGACGGCTACTTCGAGCGCATCCGCGAAATCTGCGACAGCCACGACGTGCTGTTCATCGCGGATGAGGTGATTACCGGGTTCGGGCGCACGGGCAAATGGTTCGCCCTCGAGCATTGGGGCATCGCGCCCGACATCGTGCAGTTTGCCAAGGGCATCACCAGCGGCTACGTCCCGCTCGGCGGCATAGGCATCAGTGCGCGCATCAAGGATGTGCTCGACGGCGCAGAGTCAGACCGGCGTTGGTGGCACGGCTTCACGGCCTCGGCGCATCCGGTAGCCTGCGCCGTTGCGCTGGAGACCTTGCGTATTATCGACGAGGAACGCCTCGTCGAGCGGGCGGCCGGGCAAGGGGGGGCTCTGCTCGGCCGTCTGCGCGAGGCTCTCGGCTGGCACCCCCATGTCGGCGAGGTGCGCGGCCTTGGCCTGCTCGCGGGCGTGGAACTTGTCGCCGACCGGCGCACACGCGCGCGCTTCGCTCCTGAGTTCCGCATCGCATCGAAGCTGCGTGCCGAACTTCTGGCGCGCGGCCTCTACACCCGCATCGTGAACGACACGATCTGCCTCGCCCCGCCGCTCACCACCACCGACACGGACCTGTCCCGCATCGCCGACATCGTCATCGATGCGGTGGAGACGGTCTGTCGCCCCACAAAATCATAG
- a CDS encoding ligase-associated DNA damage response exonuclease, with translation MIHPREWMEVRSEGLYCKAGGFFIDPVRPVDAAIVTHGHSDHARSGHAKVAATPDTLAIMACRYGEGFACQRVDLPYRQPIHWGEARVTLYPAGHILGAAQVLIEHGGARLVVSGDYKRTADPTARPFELVPCDVFVTEATFGLPVFCHPDPQREVEKLLNSLAIFPQSCHAIGCYALGKTQRLIAELRRAGYDRPIYLHGALMKLTELYEARGVALGPYEPVTPANRKALAGEIVLCPPLALADRWSRSLPDVIPAAASGWMQIRARAKQQRVELPLIISDHCDWPELIDTIRETGAEEIWVTHGREEALVHYCRKLGLRARALSLLGYEDEEAE, from the coding sequence ATGATCCACCCGCGCGAGTGGATGGAGGTGCGCTCCGAGGGTCTTTATTGCAAGGCGGGCGGCTTCTTCATAGATCCCGTTCGGCCGGTCGATGCTGCCATCGTCACGCATGGACACTCGGACCACGCGCGCAGCGGCCACGCGAAGGTCGCCGCCACGCCGGACACGCTCGCCATCATGGCGTGCCGCTACGGCGAGGGCTTCGCGTGCCAGCGCGTCGATCTTCCATATCGCCAGCCGATTCACTGGGGCGAGGCGCGCGTCACACTCTACCCGGCGGGGCATATCCTCGGCGCGGCGCAGGTGCTGATCGAACATGGCGGCGCGCGGCTTGTCGTCTCCGGCGATTACAAGCGCACGGCCGATCCAACCGCGCGGCCGTTCGAGCTTGTGCCGTGCGACGTCTTCGTAACGGAGGCAACCTTCGGCTTGCCGGTTTTCTGCCACCCAGACCCGCAGCGCGAAGTAGAGAAGCTGCTGAACTCGCTCGCGATCTTCCCGCAAAGCTGCCACGCCATCGGCTGCTACGCGCTCGGCAAGACGCAGCGGCTCATCGCGGAACTGCGCCGCGCGGGTTATGACCGCCCCATTTATCTTCACGGGGCCCTGATGAAGCTGACCGAGCTTTACGAGGCACGCGGCGTGGCGCTCGGCCCTTATGAGCCGGTGACGCCCGCCAACCGCAAGGCCCTCGCGGGCGAGATCGTGCTCTGCCCGCCGTTGGCGCTCGCCGACCGGTGGTCGCGCTCGCTCCCCGATGTCATTCCCGCCGCCGCGTCCGGCTGGATGCAGATCCGCGCGCGCGCCAAACAGCAACGCGTGGAACTGCCGCTCATCATCTCCGACCATTGCGACTGGCCGGAGCTGATCGACACCATTCGAGAGACGGGTGCGGAAGAAATCTGGGTCACGCATGGCCGCGAGGAGGCGCTCGTCCATTACTGTCGGAAGCTCGGGCTTCGGGCGCGCGCGCTGTCGTTACTCGGCTACGAAGACGAGGAGGCGGAATGA
- a CDS encoding DUF938 domain-containing protein — protein MTIPEDRPPIDPYPLSPYVAWAGKRNRGPILDAFKTLFPASGDVLELATGSGQHINFFAPEFPGLRFQPSDYDTDVFPAIRRNRDEVGNTNVLDPVKIDLTDPSTWPEANNPLYDVIFVINIFQVAPVSIADGIAALAAHALKPGGFVAIYGPFKIDGAYTTASNEEFDKEILAAKVPEWGLKDVRDLEKAASKHGIVLKQRLDLPANNFILVFGRE, from the coding sequence ATGACAATTCCGGAAGACCGCCCTCCGATCGATCCGTATCCGTTGAGCCCCTATGTGGCGTGGGCGGGCAAGCGCAATCGCGGTCCGATCCTTGATGCCTTCAAGACGCTGTTTCCCGCTTCCGGCGACGTGCTGGAGCTTGCAACCGGTAGCGGCCAGCACATCAATTTCTTCGCGCCGGAATTTCCGGGGCTTCGGTTCCAGCCGTCGGATTACGATACCGATGTCTTCCCCGCGATCCGCAGGAACAGGGATGAAGTTGGCAACACGAATGTCCTCGACCCGGTGAAGATCGATCTCACCGATCCATCGACGTGGCCCGAAGCCAATAACCCACTCTACGACGTCATCTTCGTCATCAACATTTTTCAGGTCGCGCCCGTCTCCATCGCGGACGGTATTGCGGCCCTTGCCGCGCACGCACTCAAGCCGGGTGGCTTCGTTGCGATCTACGGACCGTTCAAGATCGACGGTGCCTACACGACGGCCTCGAACGAAGAGTTCGACAAGGAAATCCTCGCAGCGAAAGTGCCCGAGTGGGGCCTGAAAGATGTGCGCGATCTCGAAAAGGCGGCGAGCAAGCACGGGATCGTTCTGAAGCAGCGCCTCGATCTCCCCGCCAACAACTTCATCCTCGTTTTCGGTCGGGAATAG
- a CDS encoding O-acetylhomoserine aminocarboxypropyltransferase/cysteine synthase family protein, translating to MSERKYGFATQQLHAGQTPDPVTGARAVPIYQTTSFVFKDFASAKAISSVEEFGFDYTRITNPTNEVLENRIAALEGGTGALSVASGSAATAYSILNITHAGHEIVAAKTLYGGSFNLFQNTLPKHGVRTTLVDPADTDNFERAINERTRALFVETIGNPDINVIDFEAVARIAERNGIPLIVDNTFATPYLFRPFDYGANISVHSATKFIGGHGTSIGGLIVDGGNFNWANGKFPDFTTPDPAYSGFVHWDKWGNYPGVGNIAYIIKARLHYLRDLGASLSPFNAFLFLQGLETLSFRLERQIANAQAIAEWLEANPEVEWVNYPGLASSPHHELARKYLPKGPGSILTFGVKGGFERAKKLIESVKLFSFLANVGDSKSLIVHPATVTHGQLTEAEQLLAGVKPNQIRLSVGTEDVDDLIWDLEQALAA from the coding sequence ATGAGCGAGCGCAAATACGGCTTTGCCACGCAGCAGCTTCACGCTGGCCAGACGCCCGATCCCGTGACTGGCGCGCGGGCGGTGCCCATCTATCAGACCACGTCCTTCGTGTTCAAGGATTTCGCGTCGGCCAAGGCCATCAGTTCGGTCGAGGAATTCGGCTTCGACTATACGCGCATCACCAACCCGACGAACGAGGTGCTCGAAAACCGCATCGCGGCGCTGGAAGGCGGGACAGGCGCGCTTTCGGTCGCGTCTGGTTCGGCGGCGACGGCCTATTCCATCCTGAACATCACGCATGCGGGCCACGAGATCGTCGCGGCGAAGACCCTTTACGGCGGCTCGTTCAACCTGTTCCAGAACACGCTGCCGAAGCACGGCGTCAGGACGACGCTCGTCGATCCTGCCGACACCGACAATTTCGAGCGCGCCATCAATGAGCGGACGCGCGCGCTCTTCGTCGAAACCATCGGCAACCCCGACATCAACGTCATCGACTTCGAAGCCGTGGCGCGCATCGCCGAGCGGAACGGCATCCCGCTCATCGTCGATAACACCTTCGCCACACCCTACCTGTTCCGCCCGTTCGACTACGGCGCGAATATCTCGGTGCATTCGGCAACGAAGTTTATCGGCGGCCACGGCACGAGCATCGGCGGCCTGATCGTGGACGGCGGCAATTTCAACTGGGCGAACGGCAAGTTCCCCGACTTCACGACGCCCGACCCGGCCTATAGCGGCTTCGTCCATTGGGACAAATGGGGCAACTATCCGGGCGTGGGCAACATCGCCTACATCATCAAGGCGCGATTGCATTATTTGCGCGACCTCGGCGCGAGCCTGAGCCCGTTCAACGCATTCCTCTTCTTGCAGGGACTTGAGACGCTGTCCTTCCGGCTGGAGCGCCAGATCGCGAATGCGCAGGCCATCGCCGAATGGCTTGAGGCAAACCCGGAAGTGGAGTGGGTGAACTATCCTGGCCTTGCGAGCAGCCCCCACCACGAGCTTGCGCGGAAATATCTGCCGAAGGGGCCGGGGTCCATTCTGACTTTCGGCGTGAAGGGCGGCTTCGAGCGCGCAAAGAAGCTCATCGAAAGCGTGAAGCTGTTCTCCTTCCTCGCCAATGTGGGGGACTCGAAATCGCTGATCGTGCATCCGGCGACCGTCACGCACGGCCAACTTACCGAAGCGGAACAACTGCTCGCGGGCGTGAAGCCGAACCAGATCCGACTGTCCGTCGGCACGGAGGACGTGGACGACCTCATCTGGGATCTGGAGCAGGCTCTCGCTGCGTGA
- a CDS encoding SDR family oxidoreductase, whose product MAAAAIDPTSWAQARSRAQERSFMAKQVSKRRSKQGVAVVAGVGTPNGLGAALARRFASEGLHVIIAGRTLERLEAVAATIRDAGGVATPVAADVTLDADVRRLFDLADKKNTLELAVYNVGNNVALPLLETPPDIFESLWKQNAFGGFLFGREAMQRLVSRNKGTLIFTGATASLRARPPFAAFASAKAALRAVAQGLAREFGPEGIHVAHVIIDGVIDGDYARGQFAAYVESKGKDGLLEPDAIADAYWTLHRQHKSAWTHELDLRPFKETF is encoded by the coding sequence ATGGCAGCAGCCGCAATCGACCCCACATCCTGGGCGCAGGCACGCAGCCGCGCCCAGGAAAGGTCTTTCATGGCGAAACAGGTTTCTAAAAGACGGTCGAAGCAGGGCGTCGCCGTCGTTGCGGGCGTCGGCACACCGAACGGGCTCGGGGCGGCGCTGGCACGCCGTTTTGCGTCTGAGGGTCTTCACGTTATCATTGCCGGACGAACGCTCGAACGGCTTGAAGCAGTCGCCGCCACCATCCGCGATGCTGGCGGTGTCGCCACGCCAGTCGCAGCCGATGTCACGCTCGACGCCGATGTGCGCCGCCTTTTCGACCTCGCGGACAAGAAGAACACGCTCGAACTCGCGGTCTATAATGTCGGGAACAACGTCGCGCTGCCGCTGCTCGAAACGCCTCCCGACATCTTCGAATCTTTGTGGAAGCAGAATGCATTCGGCGGCTTTCTTTTTGGGCGCGAGGCCATGCAGCGGCTGGTGTCGCGCAACAAGGGAACCCTGATCTTCACTGGCGCAACAGCGTCGCTTCGGGCGCGGCCACCGTTTGCGGCGTTCGCCTCCGCAAAGGCCGCCTTGCGTGCGGTCGCCCAAGGGCTCGCGCGAGAATTCGGCCCTGAGGGCATCCATGTGGCCCACGTGATCATCGACGGTGTGATCGACGGCGACTATGCGCGCGGACAATTCGCCGCCTACGTCGAGTCAAAGGGCAAGGATGGCCTCCTGGAGCCTGACGCAATTGCGGACGCCTATTGGACGCTGCATCGTCAGCACAAAAGCGCCTGGACGCATGAACTCGATCTGCGTCCATTCAAGGAAACATTTTAA
- the ruvB gene encoding Holliday junction branch migration DNA helicase RuvB encodes MTARLLDRERQDEDAGELSLRPQRLAEFIGQAQARANMKVFIDAARARGEALDHVLFAGPPGLGKTTLAQIVARELGVNFKMTSGPVIAKAGDLAALLTNLEDRDVLFIDEIHRLNPAVEEILYPAMEDFQLDLIIGEGPAARSVRIDLAKFTLVGATTRTGLLTTPLRDRFGIPIRLNFYTDDELEEIVRRGARVLHMTMTADGAREVARRSRGTPRVAGRLLRRVRDFAAVGGVDEVDRAVADAALGKLEVDSLGLDAMDHRYLRCIGVNYGGGPVGIETIAAALSEGKDAIEEVIEPYLLQQGFIGRTPRGRVLTLKAFRHLGLAAPQAIRDQQMPLFDGSREG; translated from the coding sequence ATGACCGCACGGCTTCTCGACCGCGAAAGACAGGACGAAGACGCGGGCGAGCTTTCGCTGCGTCCGCAACGTCTGGCCGAGTTCATCGGGCAGGCGCAGGCGCGCGCGAACATGAAGGTGTTCATCGATGCGGCGCGCGCGCGCGGCGAGGCGCTGGACCATGTGCTGTTCGCGGGCCCCCCCGGCCTCGGCAAGACGACGCTCGCGCAGATCGTGGCGCGCGAACTCGGCGTGAATTTCAAGATGACGTCCGGTCCGGTTATCGCCAAAGCGGGCGACCTCGCGGCGCTGCTCACAAATCTCGAAGATCGCGACGTGCTTTTCATCGACGAAATCCACCGGCTCAACCCGGCGGTGGAGGAAATCCTGTACCCGGCGATGGAGGATTTCCAGCTCGACCTCATCATCGGCGAGGGTCCGGCGGCGCGCTCCGTGCGCATCGACCTCGCGAAGTTCACGCTCGTCGGCGCGACGACGCGGACGGGGTTGCTCACCACGCCGCTGCGCGACCGTTTCGGCATCCCGATCCGGCTCAACTTCTACACGGATGACGAACTCGAAGAGATCGTGCGGCGCGGCGCGCGTGTTCTTCACATGACGATGACGGCGGATGGAGCGCGCGAGGTGGCACGCCGCAGCCGGGGCACGCCGCGCGTTGCGGGCCGTCTGTTGCGCCGGGTGCGCGACTTCGCGGCGGTCGGTGGAGTGGACGAGGTGGACCGCGCGGTTGCCGACGCCGCGCTCGGCAAGCTCGAAGTGGACAGCCTCGGCCTCGACGCCATGGACCATCGCTATCTCCGGTGCATCGGCGTGAACTACGGCGGCGGCCCGGTCGGCATCGAGACGATCGCCGCGGCGCTTTCCGAGGGCAAGGATGCCATCGAGGAGGTGATCGAGCCCTATCTGTTGCAGCAGGGGTTCATCGGGCGGACGCCTCGCGGGCGCGTGCTCACATTGAAGGCGTTCCGGCATCTCGGCCTGGCCGCGCCGCAGGCCATTCGCGACCAGCAAATGCCCCTGTTCGACGGTTCGCGCGAAGGCTGA